A region of the Planktothrix tepida PCC 9214 genome:
GGAGTTCCTCAAATTCTTCTTGGTCAGGTTGAGAAGAATCGAGATCAGCATTAGATTCTCCTTCTTCAGGAAAATCTGGTAATTCTCCTTCTACAGTTAGGGTAATTCCTGTGCGTTTGAGATCTAAATTGTGTTCTGCTAAAACAGCTTTAGCCGTTTTAAAAATTTTGTTAATTTCTGCTTCTGATTCTACAGGAACAGCAGATTCATCATCATCTTCTTCGTCATTCCAAGTTAAGATTTCGATGGGCGTGTCCACAGGAAGAAGCAATCCATACTCTTGACCTTCTAACTGAATTGAGGATTGCAAGGTGCAAACCAGCGATCGCCCCTGCTCATCGGTCAGGGTGACATAGGCTTCCTCAGAACGTCCATTATCGTTGGGAAATTTAGATGGGAGCATCATTTATACGGTACTATTTTTAGCCGCACTAAACGGCAATGGGGAGGAGTTCCCAAGGGATACGCTCAACCCTTTTCAACACCAGGATATCATCAAATTGGTTGACTATTAACGCAGCACCACCGCCAACCCCCTACTCCCCTTCTCTCCCCTTATCCCCCCTAGTTCTTGAGCAATATGATGATGAGGAGATCCTTCATCAATCATCAAATCTTCACTCCACTGAGCAAATCCACTTCCCCANTCTGGTCTAACCATTGTTGCAAAATCAAAGAGGCGGCTTTGCGATCAATCAGACTTTTGTTGCGAGAGGGGGAAATATTTTCTGAAATCATCAGTTGTTCGGCTTGGTAGGACGTTAGCCGTTCATCGATGTACTCTAGGGGTAACTTCAAGGCAGAAGCTAACCGTTGAGCATAGTTTTGCACCTGTTTGGCTTGAGATCCCAAGGAACCATTCAGATGGTAAGGCAACCCCACTACTAAGACTTGTACCTGTCGTTGCTGAACAAGTTCTTGAAATTGCTCAATATCTTGAGAAAAAGAACGCCGCAGGATGGTGGTGAGTCCAGTAGCAATTAAGCCTGTCCCGTCACAGCCTGCGACACCAACCCGTTTGCGGCCAATATCTAATCCCAAAGCAGAAATAAAAGCGGATTTTGTCTGTTGTTCCATTATTATTCACGGGGATCAGACGGTACATCTGAGGGCTTCTGAGTTAGATTTTTGGGGTCTAATTCTGTCCCTTCTGAGAGTCCATCCCCAGCAGAAGATTTTTGAGTAGCGGACGGATGTTGAATTGTTGGCCCTAACCAGGACATTCGGGTGGGTACAGGTTTATGGGCGGGTTGCCAACTGGGTAACACATCGGATAATTGCAATCCCTCTAAGGAAGATTTTGATTCCCGTAATTTATGCCAAACAGAGCGAGACATTAACAAAGTATGTTCTACCCGTTGTGCTCCAATTTTTTCTAAATAAGCTTCTCGTTCGGGTTGATAGTCGGCGGATGCCAGTCTCAGGGACTGGGGGCCAAATTCCTGGGCTAAATGAGCCATCTGGGATAACAGTTCGGGGTAAAGCCAGGTATAGGCAGGATGAACCGTTAACTCCGCAACGTGCGGCTGACAGCCATCACGGGATAACTGCACTTGGAAATAACCAATGGCTGCTTTACGTTGGGGTTCAAATACATAGCCACTGACTTGTTCGCTATGGCTCAACCATTGTTTGATAGCATCCACAACGGCTTGAATAAAGCTGGTTTTAAAATCTAAAATGTGCCGATCAAAGACCTGTCGCAGCAGGGGAGGCATAGAAACGGTATCAAGTTGATACAGCAGTTGAGCATCTGCATTGCTGACCGGGAGAAGGTTGGGTAAATCAGGTTGAGTGGTGGCTAAGGTTTGCAGGAGTTCCGGTTCCACAACCCAATAGGTCATGTGAGCTAAGGGTTGAAATCCATTTTGTCGATACAGCGCCATCAAACCGCTATCATTAACATTGACTTCTAATAGCCAAGTTCGCGCTTCCCACAACGTTTCAAAGCAATAGCGTAATAGTTGTGATCCAATACTACTTTGATCGTTTAACCGATCTACAAAGATACGTTCAATCCGCCAGGTACTACGACTGGTGTTAAAGGGAGATACTTTAATCATCCCTAATAGTTGACCAAACTGTTCCGCAATATAGGCGTTAAACAGGTTTTGGCAGGGGTTGGGAAACCAGCTTAAAAATTTGAGCAACCCATACCAACGTCGCAATTGTTCTAACTCGTGGCTCAAGCCTGTGTCAGAATTAGCTTGATCATCGGCTTGGCGATATAGCTGTTCAATGGCTTCTAAATCGCGGTATTGAAATTGGCGAATATTAAATTGATTTTGATTTTGGGATAGAAATAAATTCATGGGATCAAGTCGGGTAAAGGATCAGTTATCAGTTATCAATAACTGACAACTGATAACTGATAACTGATAACTGATTTTATAAAGGACGAATTAGCACCAGGGGGGTTTGCTCATCGGCATTTCCGGCGGGATTACTCCTTAAGGCTTGTTTGATCAAAGCAGTGGAAAGACCGGGGGTTGCTGCTAATATTTTAACGGCTTTTAAATCGTTCACGTCTACTATTGCTGCCCCTAACCCTGTTTCTTGTTGTAGGGTATTGACTACATTTTGGGGATCATCTGGCCCTAGGACAATAAATTGATCATAGGGGGGTAAAGTTCCGGTCACATCGTCAATCAGTCGAGCTTGTTCTCCGGCTAATTGATAAAATACTCCGGGTTTTCCTAAAAGTTTGGCTAAGGTTCCTACCACAATAGCAAATAAAACTCGTGCTGGCCCGACAACATCTACTAAAGTTTGCATTCCGCAGGCGGTGGCTAAACTAGAGGTGGGCATGAAGAAATAACAAACCCGTTTAGCAACCCATCCCGGTTTAATTTGGGTGGGGTGGAAAAATCGCCCTTGCATTAACGCAACAGGGGTTTCTCCCAAGGTAACAATATCCCCCGGTTGAGCATAGGGAAGTACATATTTTTTAATCACCTCAACGGGATGATCAATATGAGTTAATAAATGGGTACGGATGGGGTAAACTTCGGCTATCCCTTCAATAATTCGTTTATTGGGGGCTAGGGTCGGGTCTGGATATTTGAGGGGAAGGACAACGTGGCGAACTTTGGGGATGCGTCCTTCTGGCCCGTAGGTAATATAATCGACTTTCACCCAAGCTGATTGTAAAGCACTGAGGTCTTGTCCTTCAATTTCGACTAAGACTTTAATCCGGGTGGTTTTTTTGACTTTAACAATATACCCAAACCAATAATTATCCTCTCGGCTAGGGGCATCAAGATGGGCGGAAATCACTTTAATGGTGTGCTTAATACCGTCTAAACTCGCTTTAGAGAGCAGGTGAAGTTGAGCCGTGACTTCTGGCAACATAATCTCTAGGTTGGGGGTGAGATTACGGAATTCCATTTCCCCTCTCAACACATAATGGGTGGAGTCGGATAAATCCAGGTTCCACTCTCCTTGAGTTAGTTCTAGTTTATTGCCTGGACGCAGACGATATTGAATTTCTAGGGCTAATGTTCCTAAACCCAGTAAAACAAATGCGGCTGTTGTTACTAGGCTCAAACCTGCTGCCATTACACCACTTCCCCTTGTAAATGTCCGATTTGCACTTTCATCCTACCGCAGCCCGGATCTTCTACAATTGTTAAATTTAATTACAAAAATAACGGCTTACTCCCCTAAACTATTAGCAAGACTTATGCTATCGGGATCTTACGGTCAGATTCCATCCGATCTAGCGCCAAAGGGTATATTCTTATTTAAAGATTTGTAAAATTCAGAAGAGCGCTTGACGTATCTTAATACTTTCTCTAGGAGTCCCATGAAGCACAAGTCAATTGCAGAACGATTTTGCCTCACGGCTCACGTTGTATCAACGCTGTTTGGACTAGCTGGGTTATTGTTTATTCTACCCAACCCTGAACTCGTCGCGAATTTACCTCCGATGGGGATGAAATTGTTCTCCTGGGGAATGACAGCAGGAGGCATAACCTATATTGTGTTTGGGGCGGCAACACTAGCCTTATATGGGTATCGCACGTTAGGGTTAGGAACAACCTTAGCTTTTATGATTCCATCGGTCTTGTTATCCTTATCTAGTGAACTTTTAGGAACCAGTACCGGATTTCCCTTTGGTCATTATCAATATTTGAGTGGTTTAGGTTATAAAATTGCAGGGTTAGTTCCCTTCACCATTCCGTTATCTTGGTTTTATATGGGTTTAACCTGCTATTTGTTAGCCCGTGCAGGTTTAAAATTAACAATGGGAGATCGTTGGGGACGTCAATTAGCAGCTTTGGCATTAGGAGCGGTTTTACTCACCGCTTGGGATTTAGTATTAGACCCCGCCATGAGTCAAGCTCCTTTTCCCTTTTGGCAATTTCAAGAAGTCGGTGAATTTTTTGGAATGCCTTATCGAAATTTAGTCGGTTGGATGGGAACAGGCTTGGTATTCATGAGCGTTGGGGCGTTTTTATGGCGACGAACTCCCATTGCTTTATCTCGTTCTCAATTAACTGTACCCCTAATTGTTTATCTGACTAATTTCTTCTTTGGGGCAGCCATTACCGTTGTTGAATTAGATGCTCGTTTCCTCTTTCCAACGGCCTTAAGTATTTTATTTGGGGTCATTCCTGCCTTGATTTTCTGGTGGAATGCTAAACCTTCTTTAGAGACGATGGAAAGTTTATTACCCAGTGACAATATTAATCCCTCTCCCGTAGAAGTTGCTGCAAAGTAACAATTAAGATTTAAGTAGGATGGGCTTTGCCCATCTTTATTTATGGGAAAATAATTGAAGTCCAAGTCAAACTAAATTTAATGTTGAATCCAATTTTCTTAAATATTGCTAATTTTTCAAATATTAATTTCTGGTTTTTATTATTTTCAATAATATTAATCTTACAAATTCCAGCCACAATTATTATCTTATCTCGGTTATTCAAAGGAGCAATTCGAGTTCCTCCTTTACAACCTGAATCTCCCACCTTAGACCTCTTGGGAACGGTTAGTATTGTAGTTCCGACTTTGAATGAAGCAGCGCGAGTTACCCCTTGTTTAGAAGGCTTAACCCGACAAAGTTATGAAGTTCGAGAAATCTTAATTGTCGATAGCCATTCCCAAGATGGTACTCAGGATATTGTCAAACAATTTGCAGAATCTGATCCCAGATTTAGATTAGTTTTAGATGAACCATTACCGTCGGACTGGGTAGGTCGTCCTTGGGCGTTAAATACGGGTTTTTTAAATAGTTCTGAAAAAAGTGAATGGATTTTAGGTATTGATGCTGATACTCTACCGCAACCGGGTTTAGTGGCAAGTGTGGTGAAAACTGCGATCGCAAATCAATATGATTTATTATCATTATCTTGTAAATTTATTCTCAAATATCCAGGGGAATTGTGGTTACAACCTGCCCTATTAATGACCTTAGTTTATCGCTTTGGTTCACCGGATTTATCACCCCAAAAACCTGAACGAGTGATGGCAAATGGTCAATGTTTTTTATGTCGTCGTTCGGTATTAGAAAAAGTTGGGGGATATTCCAGCGCTAAAAATTCCTTTTGTGATGATGTTACCTTAGCTCGAAATATAGCTCAACAAGGATTTAAAGTTGGGTTTTTAGATGGGGCAAATGTATTAACCGTTAGAATGTATGATGGCTTAAAAGATACTTGGGAAGGTTGGGGGCGATCGCTCGATCTTAAAGATGCTTGTTCTAAGACTCAATTGTGGTCAGATTTATTCATTTTATTAGCAGTTCAAGCCTTACCGTTACCTTTATTACTGATTAATCTGTTATTTTCCTCTAGTCTATCTTTACCCCCTATTTTAAGCTCAACGTTGTTAGGATTAAATGGTTTTTTACTGTTTCTGCGGTTAATATTAACGGCTGCCATTTCGTTATCCTATGATTTCAGCCAAGCTAAACAGCCTTGGGTATTTTGGTTATCTCCCCTCGCTGATGCGGTGGCGGTATTACGATTATGGATATCTGCAACTCAAACTCAAATTCAATGGCGAGGGAGAACCTATGGAAAGAATTAAAACCTAAAAATTCATGATTAATTGTTACGTCTTTTAAAACTGTTATTAGGTATTGCTATAATAGAAATACCGAAAAAATACACTGTTTATTGGTGTAATTAAGAAAAAGCTGTTATGGAATACCAATTTGATTTTAATATTGAGAAAGGAATAGAGTCTATTCTTTACATCTTGGAGCTATTAGAGAATAAGGTTCAACCAACAATTCATCGTGTTTCTAAATTTTTATATTTTGCAGATAAGGAACACTTAGAAAAATATGGAAGATTTATTTTTGGGGATAGCTATTACGCCATGAAACATGGCCCTGTACCCAGTCAGATTTATGATTTACTGAAATTAGTGCGTGGAGATTTGTCTCCTAGCTTTCAGCCTTCGCAAGAAATATCTGAACAGGTTCTTCAGGCTTTCAAGATAATGGAAGTTTGTCTTTTGCAGAGCTTACGGAGTTAAGTCATGATCGCGCCTGGGAATCTGCGGATGAGAACGATATAATTAATGTGGAAGATATGATCAAAACCTTTGATAATTCTGTAGAACTTCTTGAACATTTGCAAAATCCACACCCCTAGGTTAGAACTTTATGCCAGCACAGTGGGAAATATTTTCCAATAGGGCGATCGCTAACAGAATCTTTTAGACAAAAACGGCGATCGCATCAAAAGACGGAAGTTCAGGCATCAAAATAATATTTTGCCCCATTATAGCGTAGTGCTATAACAGGGCAGAACATCGCTAAATCAGCGCTTGATAATAAACCATCAACGGCCAGCCAACCGTTAATCGACTCGTTCTAATTGCCAGAGAATTTGATTACCTTCTCGCCGCACTCTGGATACTTCCCAGTTGCGCCATGCCCAGTTATCTCCTCGACTGGTCACAGCGCTGGCGTTAATATCCATGAGATCGGCCAGTTCAGAACTACTGATTAAGTAGCCTTTAGTAGCAATTTCATCAGCAATATGCAGGGTTTCAATCAAATTGCGAAGTTGGTTAACCCTAACCTCGCGGGGTAGATTGTCTAATGAATCGTTAATTAGGTCAGTCATGGCAAGATCTCAGACAGCAAGATTAGAGTCTATCACACAGCATTGTATCGTTCTGCTCAAAATTAGGTTAGTTGCAAGAAAGACATTCTGAAAATAAGGATAGGAAATGAGCTATTTTTTAGCTATCACTTTATTCAACAGGTGATTGTGATTGCATCAGATGAGGAAGCAAAGTTCCATCCAGAGGGGTCTTAAACTGTTTCCTCAATTAATCCAGGCGGGGGAATAATTTCAATCCGTTTTTGCTCTAAATCCACAATGGGAACGATTTCTTTGACAAAGGGAATCAAAACGGTGGGTAGGAGTTTGGGTTTACGTTTCTTTTTGGTTTTACGATGAATCTGTTCTGGGAGGGGGTCAGCAACGAGAGTGTCTGGGGCTGGAGTTGGGGAATGTAACTCCACTTCTAGTAAATCATTTCCAGCCGAAATCACATCTATGACTTTTCCAATCACTTCCGCTTTTCTTTGGTCGAATACTTCCAACCCAATTAAATCTAAAACATAAAATTCATCTTCTTCTAAATGGGGGCGATCTTGGTCTGTGATCAACAACGGACAACCTTGTAATGCTTCTGCCTGAGTTCGATCTTCAATGCCCTCGATTTCAACGACATAAATGCCCTTGCTGGGCATTAAATAGCCTCCCAAAAACTCCACAGGTTTAGGTTCGGTTTGTCCGGGGGGTAATAGCCAGCGCTGACCCGGTTCGATAAACCGTTCTGGGAAATCTGAATTGGGATAAACTCGAACTTCCCCTCTTAACCCGTGAGCCGCCACAATAGTGCCGATCTCTATCATTTTAGATAGTTCCATAAGAATTAAAAACCGCAACAGAAGAACACATCGCTACCTGATAAAATCAAAAGCAGTGGCTCATTTTTTACAACAATAAATATATTAACAACTCTAATAGAAAAACTGAAAAAAGTCAAGGATTACCGGAAAATATTGGCTCTGGCTAGTCTTCTTAATAGTCATCTAAGTTATGTAGAGGTTTTGGAACCCTGAAATTTAACACCGTTACAAAATTACTATTTCTTTAAATGTAAAGTTTTGTAATTATTTTCGACGCTTCAAAAAAAAAAGAATCAGTCAGTTATACTAAAGTTAGGAATTGTAAATGAGGATATTCTCTAACAAAACCCAAAGGCTTGGATAAAATTCCTAGAGATTGTCCTTTAGAAGCATCACCTAAACTGGGTGCGATCTCCTATAATCTTTTGACTCCTCCAGCCGAGGGGTGGGTTTTCCACTTGACAAACCTCCCTAATTTTTCAACTGATTCAGACTAAACTAGAACCTCTTCAGGTAATAGAAAATAAAGGATTGATCATGAGTACCATTAATTTTGACCTAAGTTCAGCCTTCACGGATAATATATTACTGATCATTGATTCATCCGTTACGAATATCCCCCAATTATTAGACGCAATTAGTGAAAATATTGATTTTATCATCCTCTCCAAAACTGAAGATGGAATTCAACAAATTACCAATATTTTATCAGACTACAAAAATTTAAAAGCTGTTCATCTGCTCACCCATGGAAGTTCAGGAACACTGCATTTAGGAAATACCACCTTAAACGTCAATAATCTTGAAAAATATGCGCCCCAACTCAAAACGTGGCGACAAACTTTTACAGAAAATACCGATGTTTTAATCTATAGTTGTGAACTCGCATCGGATAACGGTGGGTTTCTGTCTCGTCTTCATCATTATCTAGGAGTCAACCTAGCGGCTTCGCGTCAAAAAGTGGGTTATACTCCCTTGGGAGGAAATTGGAACCTAGATGTTATCTTAGGAAAAATTACCACTCCATTTCCATTTAATCAAGAAAAAATTGCTGATTATCCAGCAATATTAGGGACTTATAACGTCAGTACCGTTGATGGGCTAAAAACAGCCATTAACACGGCTAACACCACACCAGAAGACGATATTATTAATTTAACAAAAGGAGTCTACAGCTTAACAACCGTTGATAACAACACCTCCGATGGTAATGCTAGTGATGCTAACGGTTTACCCACTCCTACAGATATAACCGTTGGCGGAAAACTGACCCTGAACGGGAATGGGGCTATTATTGAACGAAGCACCACAGCACCTGCTTTCCGTTTCTTTTATGTTCCCTCCAATAGTGACCTCACCCTCAATAACCTCAGCTTCAGTAATGGGGAAGCAAACAAACGGGGAGGAGCAATTTATGTTAGTAGTAGCTTAGGCAATCTTACCGTTAATAATAGTACCTTTGCCAATAACAAAGTTACAGGTGATGGAGGAAATGGCGGTGGGGCAATTTTTATTTACTACAGCAGTACCGCTACAATTAATAATAGTACCTTTTCCGGTAACAGTGCAGAAGATAGTGGCGGTGCTATTTATAATGTTGGCGACTTATCCATTACCAATAGTACCTTTACGAACAACAAAGCCGATATTAATACGACTAATAGTACCTCTTATGATAGTGGTGGAGCCATTTTTCAAGATAGTGGAACAGCTACCCTTAAAAACACATTAATTGCTGGAAATCAAGATTTATCAACAAATATTAAAAACCCCGATATAGCCGGAGGAACTTGGACGGATGGAGGTGGAAATTTAATCGGAGATAATAGCGGTGTTGAAACCACATTTCCAGCCAGTAGTTTAGTCGGAACAGCCACCAATCCTTTAGATGCTAAATTAGGCCCTTTACAAGATAATGGTGGCTTAAGTTTTACCCATGCTTTGTTAGCAGGAAGTCCAGGGATTGATACAGGAAATACGACTAATGCGACCGGATTAACAACCGACCAACGAGGCGTTGGATTTGCCCGAATTGCTAATAATATTGTTGATATTGGTGCATTTGAATATGCTCCCCCAGAAATAGAAGTCTTAGACGGAAGCACCAATATTATTGATGGAACTTCAACAGCTATTAATTTGGGTCAGATATCCCTGGGAGGAAGTCTAACTAAAACCTTCACGATTAAAAATACAGGATTAGGGGATTTATTATTAACTAATCCGATAACTTTTAGCGGAACAGGCTTCACCGGATTAGGAAATTTTACCACCACTACACTCGCTCCTAATGCTAGTACAACTGTTGATGTTACCCTCACACCTAATCAANAGCGTTTTTCTCCCCCTCCCAAACATTCAACCGACAAGTTAACACCACCCGTAACCCCTGCGTCCATCCTTCCGCCAACTGTTGATTAATTGTTGTCAAAGGTGACGTTATCCCCATTTCATCAACGGCGTCGAGGAGTAAGTAAACCGGAGTTGACCTCTCCCCCGACCCCTCTCCTGCGAGGCGAGGGGAGTTCGACCTCTCCCCCAACCCCTCTCCTGCGAGGCGAGGGGAGTTTGTTCCCCCATGCTTTCCAGTTCCCTCTCCTCTTAGGGGAGGGTTAGGGAGGGGTCTTATCAACCTTTCAAACCCAGCAACCCATTCCGACGAAACCCCCGTTAAACTTGGGGTTGCATCCCGTAACCAATTTTGAGTTAAATAATCTCGTATCGGTTTATCAACATCCGCCAACCGAATTAAAATCGGATAGCCTAAATTTTCCTGCAAAATCCATCGAGCAATTTGATATAATAACGTTGTTTTTCCCGCCCCAGGTTCCCCAATTACCGCCAACCGTTGACCTTTACTTTTACTCTTTCCTTGTCGTAATACTTCCTCAAAAAATTGATTCGGTTCGCTGTAGGTTTTCGTTATTTCCGTTTCCCCTAATTGATAAAAATCTGACCCGTCCTCTGGGTTAAATTCCTGTTTGTGTCGTTTATCCTGTTCCCGTTTCGGTTCCACTAACCCCAAAGGAACATAAAAATTAATCCCCGTTAACGGGTTATTCTTAAGAAAGCGTTCTTCGTAGGCATCGAGGCGAGATTGACAGGTTTGATGCCAGTTAATATCATCCGGTTGTATCGGTTCGGGTTCAGGTTTGGGGATATTGACAATATCTGCTAATTCTAAGTTTAACGCTTTTACGATTGCGATCGCATAATCTTGATCAATAGGAGTTCCTTTCAAAAAGCGTTTAACCGTGTCTAAACTGACGTTAGCTTGTGTCGCTAAATAGTCCTGTGTCCAGCAACTTTTTCCGGTTTTCCCTTCGAGAATTGGTTTTTGCAGTTCAGCCATTCTCGCTTTCATTTTAGCGATTCCCTCAGAAGTAGCGGCAACACTGCGAGATGTAGACATTTTTTAACAAGTCTAGGTTTTTCTGGCTATTATTAATATTATCTCAAAATTCTCTAATTTTCAACGGGACAAAAACTCTATCAATACCTTGAAGAACTACAACAGGAGGGTGTATTATGACCGGACATCATACATTTAAGCAATTGTTAGAGAATCTTCCACCTGACAGAAAAGCTAAAATTGATCAAAAAACAGCCCAACTCTTGATGGAGGAATACCAAAAGCAAGAAGAGGCAGAATTAGAAACTTTATTATTAGAAGGTTTGAACTCTGGAGAAGTAACACCGATGACGGCGGAAGATTGGTCTGATATTCGCCAAGCTATACTAGAACAAGTTATTAAAGATGATAATTTCAGTCAAGAATAACCGATGAAATACTTAACTAAGGTAGGCGCGAAGCCACACCCAAAGCGTGTTTACTTAACCCACGTTAGCCCTGAACTCAAGTTCGGGCTAAAAGCTGAAGTCATCTAAAGATGACTCAGATCATTTTTCATTAACCCGTTTTAACGGGTTTGAGCTTTGAGCCTGAAATTGATTTCAAGGCTTTTAGCACCATTGTTGACGGACTTTGGGCGCGCCTCACCCCCTACGGTGGGATAATTTAATCATTAACAATCTTACTCTGATAATTCTGAATCAGGCAACTGTTCTAATTCTTCAGCAATTAAAGTTTGCAAATCTTCGCCACAATGGGTTTGTAAATGAATTATTACTGCTAATAACTCTGCTAAACTATCCAGTTTTTCACTATCACTTAATGAGTTTCCTGTCTGAATTGTATCTAAAAGCTGAATAACGGTTTGACATTCTTCACCAAGTTCTGCTATCAAAGTTTGTAAGGTTGAACTTTTAATAAAAGATGTGCGATCGCTAATATCCATAATGGTTTCCTCGTCAGTTTATCGTCAAATATGAAGGGTGCAGAATGGTGCAGTTAAACTGCTTGGTTTTGCGCTGTTGCTGCACTAATGATTTTACCTAGCGTGGTTTCAGAGTTTAAGAGAAACCCGCTATGCGACAGAAATCAATANCACACCGACGATAACACCTAGCCCAACGCCGACAATATCACCGACCCCAACACCGACAATAACACCGACTCCAACACCCACACCGACGTTAGAACCCACCCCAACGCCCTCACCGACAATATCACCAACTCCAACGCCCTCACCGACAATATCACCAACTCCAACGCCCTCACCGACAATATCACCGACCCCAACGCCGACAATATCACCGACTCCAACGCCCACACCGACGTTAGAACCCACTCCAACGCCCACACCGACGTTAGAACCCACTCCAACGCCCACACCGACGTTAGAACCAACGCCTACACCGACAATATCACCAACTCCAACGCCGACAATATCACCAACTCCAACGCCGACAATATCACCAACTCCAACGCCGATAATATCACCAAATCTAACGCCGACGATAACACCAAATC
Encoded here:
- the cruF gene encoding gamma-carotene 1'-hydroxylase CruF → MKHKSIAERFCLTAHVVSTLFGLAGLLFILPNPELVANLPPMGMKLFSWGMTAGGITYIVFGAATLALYGYRTLGLGTTLAFMIPSVLLSLSSELLGTSTGFPFGHYQYLSGLGYKIAGLVPFTIPLSWFYMGLTCYLLARAGLKLTMGDRWGRQLAALALGAVLLTAWDLVLDPAMSQAPFPFWQFQEVGEFFGMPYRNLVGWMGTGLVFMSVGAFLWRRTPIALSRSQLTVPLIVYLTNFFFGAAITVVELDARFLFPTALSILFGVIPALIFWWNAKPSLETMESLLPSDNINPSPVEVAAK
- a CDS encoding type II toxin-antitoxin system antitoxin SocA domain-containing protein, which encodes MEYQFDFNIEKGIESILYILELLENKVQPTIHRVSKFLYFADKEHLEKYGRFIFGDSYYAMKHGPVPSQIYDLLKLVRGDLSPSFQPSQEISEQVLQAFKIMEVCLLQSLRS
- the ruvX gene encoding Holliday junction resolvase RuvX, which gives rise to MEQQTKSAFISALGLDIGRKRVGVAGCDGTGLIATGLTTILRRSFSQDIEQFQELVQQRQVQVLVVGLPYHLNGSLGSQAKQVQNYAQRLASALKLPLEYIDERLTSYQAEQLMISENISPSRNKSLIDRKAASLILQQWLDQXGEVDLLSGVKI
- the rimM gene encoding ribosome maturation factor RimM (Essential for efficient processing of 16S rRNA), with amino-acid sequence MELSKMIEIGTIVAAHGLRGEVRVYPNSDFPERFIEPGQRWLLPPGQTEPKPVEFLGGYLMPSKGIYVVEIEGIEDRTQAEALQGCPLLITDQDRPHLEEDEFYVLDLIGLEVFDQRKAEVIGKVIDVISAGNDLLEVELHSPTPAPDTLVADPLPEQIHRKTKKKRKPKLLPTVLIPFVKEIVPIVDLEQKRIEIIPPPGLIEETV
- a CDS encoding F420-0:Gamma-glutamyl ligase, with the translated sequence MAAGLSLVTTAAFVLLGLGTLALEIQYRLRPGNKLELTQGEWNLDLSDSTHYVLRGEMEFRNLTPNLEIMLPEVTAQLHLLSKASLDGIKHTIKVISAHLDAPSREDNYWFGYIVKVKKTTRIKVLVEIEGQDLSALQSAWVKVDYITYGPEGRIPKVRHVVLPLKYPDPTLAPNKRIIEGIAEVYPIRTHLLTHIDHPVEVIKKYVLPYAQPGDIVTLGETPVALMQGRFFHPTQIKPGWVAKRVCYFFMPTSSLATACGMQTLVDVVGPARVLFAIVVGTLAKLLGKPGVFYQLAGEQARLIDDVTGTLPPYDQFIVLGPDDPQNVVNTLQQETGLGAAIVDVNDLKAVKILAATPGLSTALIKQALRSNPAGNADEQTPLVLIRPL
- a CDS encoding DUF3727 domain-containing protein, translating into MLPSKFPNDNGRSEEAYVTLTDEQGRSLVCTLQSSIQLEGQEYGLLLPVDTPIEILTWNDEEDDDESAVPVESEAEINKIFKTAKAVLAEHNLDLKRTGITLTVEGELPDFPEEGESNADLDSSQPDQEEFEELLWLASFYHEEQEYGIYTPADPFFILAKTNEQGEYKQLSPEEFQKLEPLLPLIEDQLFDALE
- a CDS encoding GNAT family N-acetyltransferase; protein product: MNLFLSQNQNQFNIRQFQYRDLEAIEQLYRQADDQANSDTGLSHELEQLRRWYGLLKFLSWFPNPCQNLFNAYIAEQFGQLLGMIKVSPFNTSRSTWRIERIFVDRLNDQSSIGSQLLRYCFETLWEARTWLLEVNVNDSGLMALYRQNGFQPLAHMTYWVVEPELLQTLATTQPDLPNLLPVSNADAQLLYQLDTVSMPPLLRQVFDRHILDFKTSFIQAVVDAIKQWLSHSEQVSGYVFEPQRKAAIGYFQVQLSRDGCQPHVAELTVHPAYTWLYPELLSQMAHLAQEFGPQSLRLASADYQPEREAYLEKIGAQRVEHTLLMSRSVWHKLRESKSSLEGLQLSDVLPSWQPAHKPVPTRMSWLGPTIQHPSATQKSSAGDGLSEGTELDPKNLTQKPSDVPSDPRE
- the cruG gene encoding 2'-O-glycosyltransferase CruG, translating into MLNPIFLNIANFSNINFWFLLFSIILILQIPATIIILSRLFKGAIRVPPLQPESPTLDLLGTVSIVVPTLNEAARVTPCLEGLTRQSYEVREILIVDSHSQDGTQDIVKQFAESDPRFRLVLDEPLPSDWVGRPWALNTGFLNSSEKSEWILGIDADTLPQPGLVASVVKTAIANQYDLLSLSCKFILKYPGELWLQPALLMTLVYRFGSPDLSPQKPERVMANGQCFLCRRSVLEKVGGYSSAKNSFCDDVTLARNIAQQGFKVGFLDGANVLTVRMYDGLKDTWEGWGRSLDLKDACSKTQLWSDLFILLAVQALPLPLLLINLLFSSSLSLPPILSSTLLGLNGFLLFLRLILTAAISLSYDFSQAKQPWVFWLSPLADAVAVLRLWISATQTQIQWRGRTYGKN